A window of Pirellula sp. SH-Sr6A contains these coding sequences:
- a CDS encoding alpha/beta hydrolase family protein, which produces MRYAQVVAITCLFLWFEPIASEKPAHALFQEITNAADATTASKAAIRRMEFSHSLQETVANATPVAPPAVPSVTSSEQPPSSPSNSSTNLEVANERTIDLHILLPPHTTAAPIILVLGDLGSNPKACDYLMNHWAQQGLACIFLSHGDRIDTILAQAPLVNRISAYQSLGNTHTLHTRADDAARAISVLRQWSESPNHPLTGQFDWNRFGIVGHGFGASVTLQVLTDTTRMRPSSHSNVSTAGLLAPILPKAVCLLGPTPLSGEEQRELASLPCLPGLIISADLDESLIRRPDPLRRNHWFASYPDCADRFELRILDGRHFDFTSTPLRFGRANRNPNYHPLLQSITTTFFQAYLEADPAASEALVTPDLNPAIQSTIRWSRTLAKP; this is translated from the coding sequence TTGAGATACGCTCAAGTCGTCGCGATCACCTGTTTGTTTCTATGGTTCGAGCCTATCGCCTCTGAAAAACCGGCGCATGCTCTATTTCAAGAGATTACGAATGCGGCCGATGCGACGACAGCTTCCAAGGCCGCGATTCGCCGGATGGAGTTCAGCCACTCCCTACAAGAAACGGTCGCCAATGCAACTCCTGTAGCGCCTCCCGCAGTACCCTCCGTTACGTCCTCCGAACAGCCTCCCTCGTCACCATCGAATTCGTCGACCAATTTGGAGGTCGCAAACGAGCGAACAATCGACTTGCACATCCTACTACCGCCCCACACGACCGCGGCTCCGATAATTCTTGTTCTTGGGGACTTGGGATCCAATCCGAAAGCGTGCGATTATTTGATGAACCATTGGGCGCAACAAGGCCTTGCCTGCATCTTCCTCTCCCACGGTGATAGGATCGATACGATTCTCGCACAGGCACCTCTGGTGAACCGGATTTCTGCTTACCAGTCGCTCGGTAACACTCACACTTTGCATACTCGAGCTGATGATGCGGCGCGAGCTATTTCCGTGCTCCGACAATGGTCCGAGTCGCCGAACCATCCACTAACAGGGCAATTCGATTGGAATCGATTTGGAATCGTGGGGCATGGCTTTGGGGCGAGCGTTACCCTTCAAGTTTTGACCGATACCACACGAATGCGTCCATCCTCGCATTCGAACGTATCGACCGCTGGCCTGCTGGCTCCAATCCTCCCCAAAGCGGTCTGTCTCTTAGGACCCACGCCACTCTCCGGAGAGGAACAAAGAGAGCTTGCATCGTTACCATGCCTACCGGGATTGATCATCAGCGCCGATTTGGACGAATCGTTGATTCGCCGACCTGATCCACTTCGGCGCAACCATTGGTTCGCAAGCTATCCAGATTGTGCAGATCGTTTTGAATTGCGCATTCTCGACGGCAGGCACTTCGATTTCACCAGCACACCCCTCCGCTTCGGTCGTGCGAATCGCAATCCGAATTACCATCCGCTGTTGCAATCGATCACGACAACATTTTTTCAAGCCTATTTGGAGGCCGATCCCGCTGCCAGCGAGGCATTGGTGACCCCCGATTTAAACCCTGCGATCCAATCGACCATCCGGTGGTCGCGCACTTTGGCGAAACCGTGA
- a CDS encoding SRPBCC family protein, translating into MPKYHIDRSITVSVPPQQAYELLADYHSWSTWSPWLISDPQAQVTISDNATSIGSRYAWEGEITGQGELEHLQLTPNRSIADELRFIKPFKAICKTNFFFEPSGSGTKIRWTMDGSMPWFLFFLVPMIRTMVGLDYQRGLTMIKDLLETNAIPSKVNIHGKSDVGPVRMAGIVGFSPMEGIGKALADTMKQTDEAFRQSGMSIDKPMVTVYTKFRMKDAGLHFIAGYLLGDNEQIPASSPLKLWSLPACKAFRVEHIGAYRHLGNAWSVANQWVQCKKMKQLRVGTFEIYRNTPDQVPEEDLRTDIYLPLK; encoded by the coding sequence ATGCCAAAGTACCACATCGATCGTTCCATTACGGTCTCCGTTCCACCACAACAAGCATACGAGCTTCTAGCCGATTACCATTCTTGGTCGACCTGGTCTCCCTGGTTGATCTCGGACCCACAAGCCCAAGTGACCATTTCCGACAACGCCACATCGATCGGCTCTCGGTACGCGTGGGAAGGCGAAATTACCGGACAAGGGGAATTGGAACATTTGCAGTTAACTCCGAACCGATCGATTGCGGATGAACTTCGGTTCATCAAACCGTTCAAGGCGATCTGCAAGACGAATTTCTTCTTCGAACCGAGCGGAAGCGGAACCAAAATTCGCTGGACGATGGATGGTTCGATGCCTTGGTTCCTCTTCTTTTTAGTGCCCATGATCAGAACAATGGTAGGACTCGACTACCAGCGGGGATTGACCATGATCAAGGATCTACTTGAAACGAATGCTATCCCCTCAAAAGTGAATATTCACGGTAAGTCCGATGTCGGCCCTGTTCGGATGGCTGGCATCGTGGGGTTCAGCCCGATGGAGGGGATTGGCAAGGCGTTGGCGGATACGATGAAGCAAACCGATGAAGCATTTCGTCAATCGGGAATGTCGATCGACAAACCCATGGTCACTGTCTACACCAAGTTCCGTATGAAAGATGCGGGGCTGCACTTCATCGCCGGTTACTTGCTGGGTGACAATGAACAGATTCCAGCAAGTTCTCCACTCAAGCTTTGGAGTTTGCCAGCATGCAAAGCGTTCCGCGTCGAGCACATCGGAGCTTATCGACATCTTGGAAACGCTTGGAGCGTCGCCAATCAATGGGTCCAATGCAAAAAGATGAAGCAGTTGCGCGTTGGGACTTTTGAGATCTACCGCAACACGCCCGACCAAGTGCCAGAAGAGGACCTTCGCACCGACATCTACCTTCCGCTGAAGTAG